The Drosophila sulfurigaster albostrigata strain 15112-1811.04 chromosome 3, ASM2355843v2, whole genome shotgun sequence genomic sequence ccGAATAATTAAATGTGCGATTATTCAATGTGGCAAGTTGAACAAACTCAAGCGTCGCctgcttcacacacacaaacaattaTTTAGTTGTCAATTAAATGAGCATTGTGTCAACATGAACTGGAGCAGGGGCAGAGCAGGGTGTTTGATGTAGGGGAACTGTCTTTGATGATAAATCAATTTTGGATGCGGGCTACAAATTGAACCATTACATGAGTTTTTATGACTAGCCCAACACTCGCTATGctacatttgtttttgcttgctgttggtgctgttattgttggtgCTGCTATCTTGACCCATTTCAAGGTGGCGTTTATGATGACTAAGGACAGGTGAACGGAGCGCAGAacggagcagcagctgcgtcgCAGAGTTAGGTGGTAAAAACTGCAGCCATTTGTCAGTCGCCAAATCATTAGCCTAATTTCACACTGAgcttgtgtgtgagtgtgtgtgtgtgtgtgtgtgtgtgtgtgcgtgtgtcttgCCATTTTGAGCAAAACGGAAATTTCGTTAGTATGCTGACCAGCAGGCAGCGTCAGCCCTTCCTTTATTGTCTTGAGTCAACTCCTTGGCAGACGCCAGCAGAGCAATTTAAATGCCACACCTATGCAACGTTTCCCTCTCTCTGACCCCCCAAAACTTCGCCTTTGCTGCTGTCGCAATTGTGAACACGAGCCACATATGACACTCGGTGCGGACTCTTGGGCCGCTTTGGGGACGACAGTTCAAGGATATCGTCCAAAGGCTGGGCCACTTAAATTTCATGTGCTTACCCTTTGCTCACTCCCCCTCTATTCTCTTGCAGTCATGCGTCTCTTGCTGCTGACGGCGCTGCTGGCGTTCCTGGAATGGGGACAGGTGCGTGGCGAGGATGATTACTGCTTTGGCAAGGACGCCGAACGTCTGCAGACGCGTCAATTCAGCTCGAAGACCGCCTATCAGATCGTCAAGGGCACCAATATCGATAAACAGTACCAGGTGCCCGGCTGTGAGCCCAAGAAAATGTGGATATTCCACAGACACGGCACACGTCTGCCCACACCCTCGACCATCGAAGAAGCTCCACGTCTCGGCGAGGTAAGAACGTTAACTGCCTTTTAAAGATACAATACTAATGTTAATTTTCGCTCTTCTGGGTAGCTGAGGGATTTGATTGTGAAAAACTATCGTGTGTTGCGCACAAAGCCCGACACGGATGCCTTGTGTCTGGACGATCTGTTTGCCATTCAAATGTGGAAGTGGAACACCAGCATCACGGTTGACATCGAGGAGCATTTGACCAGCCAGGGCTATGAGGATCTGCGTGGCACTGCCAAGCTCTATCAACACTACTTCCCCAACGTGTTGCCCAACAAGTACAACAGCACCTACTATCTGGTAAGTAAATGAAAGTAAGCTAATCTATGCCTCTCTCTTATCCCTTTCTTTATTCGGGCAGTTCCGTCATACAAACACGCAACGCACCACGGAGAGCTTTAAGGGTTTTGCTGAGGGTTTGTTTGGTGACAGTCAACTGGCTCTGGCTGCTGAGATACCTGAGCAGGATTTACTATTGCGTCCCTACGATTATTGTCCCGATTTCAAAGGAAAGAACTACAAGGGTGAGGGTTCCGAGTACCAGAAGTTCCGCACAAGCACGCTGTGGAACCAAACCATGGCTGACATTGCCAAGCGATTGGGGTAAGCTAATAAAGAAGTTTAAGCAAGGGGGAAGGATAAGAAAAAAGTCcctatttgcaattttatgctCACCGAACTGTCCTTGCTAATTGTACTTTCTTGCAGCTTCACTGTGCTGGCCGAAGACGACATTAAGCTGATGTTCGACATTTGCCGCTATGAGCAGGCCTGGCAGGTGGATCGCACCAGTGTCTGGTGTGCCGCTTTTCTGCCCCAGCAAGTGTCTGTGCTGGAGTACGCCGAGGATCTCAAGTATTACTACGGTTCGGGCTATGGCTTTGAGGAGAACACACGCTTCAATTGCCGGGCCGTGCAGGATATGTTGGCCCGTCTCAGCAGTCCAGTCTCTCCACATGTGGTCGCCTATTTCGCCCATTCGTCGGGTCTGCAGACGCTGCTAACGGCTCTGGGCATTAACAAGGACGATGTGCCATTGCGTGCGGACAACTACGATTCGATGGCAAGCCGTCGCTGGCGCACCAGTCTCTTGGGTCCATTTGCGGGCAATTTCGTGGCTGTCAAGTACGATTGCCCCACCGAggtggagaaggagaaggtgGTGTTCTTCCTCAATCAGAATGGTGTGCAGTTGGACTGGTGCAATGTGGGTCTGTGCAACTGGTCGGATGTCTTGCAACGCTACAAGGCCATTGCGGAGGCCAACTGTGATGAATACTACTGCCGTTCGGGTGCGAATGCTGGACAGACAGTTACCTCGTTGCTGGCCACCACACTGCTAGCTGCCATTGTCTACTTAATGCATTAGATCAAACAGTTGCTTTAGTTTTCTAATTTGTAATGTACAAAGTTCATACCAAATAGAGCAAATGAAATCGATTTGCTTGTGGACGCTTTAGATGCGCAGCGGAAAGATGTAATATGCCGCTTCTTGGAgcatttaagttaaatatacagcctgaaagtatgcaccGAAAAAGTTGTATCTCTGTGGCTTTGGATGCTTTGTAACGCCATCTAGCGTGCTGCGGCGATATTAACACAGCTGTTAAGCGGCTGCGTAAGGTATTTCGAGTCTGCTGGGTGGAATATGCTTATCGATTCTAGACAGTGTTGCCAAAGTTGGTTGAGaaaaaaagctgtttttgaCGGGAAAACctgaaaaattagaaaaaaaagcTGTAAAAAAGGTGATTTTTCAATACATTGGATTCTCTATATTTTTCTGATAGTCAAAAGGTGAGCGCACGAAATCGGTTATATTGAAACATATGTATAGAATTTGTACAGCAGCTGTACAATATTTggagaattttattaaaactatcCTGATTCTCCTCATTTATATTGTCATATGTTCATCCAGTTCCCATCATTTTTAGGAATTTATTAGGAAAGTTATACTATATCTATAGCAGCATTTCTCAAGTCTGCGCAAACCATAACTGTAATTGCATgatttagaataaaatgtattttcattttaattagaaaacaaCGAGTACAAAAACGAATAGCGCTGTCTTCAAAGTATTTAACGACTAGGTTTCCTAAATGATCCAAATGATCCAACAATGTATGCTCGGCCACAAAAAGACATAGCACTGCTTCTTGTTCCATTGTCTTGACCGTCAAagctacaaaatttatttggtttgtttgcaTAAACCCGCTCCTAGcacttttatgctttttggTCAAAGCATGGGCGCGCAAATCAGAGAGTTTTGCGGTGATTGTAGATTTGCAGTAACTGTCACCCGTGTCGTCccgatatttttgtttaaagtcttttgacatttttttaaaacaatcaaaacacAGTGAACTGAAGATCAATTCACTTTTGTCTTTAGAGACGCTACGACTTATCGCCAATTCTTAAATGGGCGTGTTCTTTGAGATTGCT encodes the following:
- the LOC133846349 gene encoding multiple inositol polyphosphate phosphatase 1 is translated as MRLLLLTALLAFLEWGQVRGEDDYCFGKDAERLQTRQFSSKTAYQIVKGTNIDKQYQVPGCEPKKMWIFHRHGTRLPTPSTIEEAPRLGELRDLIVKNYRVLRTKPDTDALCLDDLFAIQMWKWNTSITVDIEEHLTSQGYEDLRGTAKLYQHYFPNVLPNKYNSTYYLFRHTNTQRTTESFKGFAEGLFGDSQLALAAEIPEQDLLLRPYDYCPDFKGKNYKGEGSEYQKFRTSTLWNQTMADIAKRLGFTVLAEDDIKLMFDICRYEQAWQVDRTSVWCAAFLPQQVSVLEYAEDLKYYYGSGYGFEENTRFNCRAVQDMLARLSSPVSPHVVAYFAHSSGLQTLLTALGINKDDVPLRADNYDSMASRRWRTSLLGPFAGNFVAVKYDCPTEVEKEKVVFFLNQNGVQLDWCNVGLCNWSDVLQRYKAIAEANCDEYYCRSGANAGQTVTSLLATTLLAAIVYLMH